A section of the Sebastes fasciatus isolate fSebFas1 chromosome 5, fSebFas1.pri, whole genome shotgun sequence genome encodes:
- the LOC141767684 gene encoding uncharacterized protein LOC141767684 has translation MMGSHFRGTLWMILIFSTLPHLTCSMFCPSSCTCDVTGAVRCSGVTITDIPELPEHTYKLELTTTNMNVINEQSLANQDLLLRFMLTYSQLHTIHPNAFNFAPQLKSVKLSSNDLSTLPARVFSPLTALEQLYLDGNRLETIAPDMFKGLVELQILDLNQNKLSSLASDVFNGLTNLTFLNLGSNFIKKLPPTIFHTLTNLCKLLLYRNKLEGLEAGIFDELVNLDELKIHSNQIRSLPPQVFWSLRNLIILTLSSNKLQTIPEKSFYNMPKLIQLTIYNNPLLSLPAQLMGHMPDMTVFYLYYTNLNTVPGNLFANMSGLQTLNFHLNAKLRELPSDLFCCVPKLEKLSLRSNDLYYLHPQLFSGLTTLGTLILNNNKLQSLPNNIFQGLVGVSSVDLRKNSLKTLPGDIFLSNTVLKALNLSGNPWDCICSIRGIAKWIRHNEHVVVDRQNVTCDSPVYQMLRTVGSLRDEEFEFCDATRVTPSYFSTHEPTKPFNTISTSGQTSAVSSTTTPPTTTSTTTQGATQQVIISTTTPPTTTSTTTQGATQQVIISTTTPPTTTSTTTQGATRQVIISTTTPPTTTSTTTQGATQQVIISTTTPPTTTSTTTQGATQQVIISTTTPPTTTSTTTQGATQQVIISTTTPTTKPSSFRTTILPTTPETPTNILPNEEFLFANETLSSYHKSPTFYDTLVVEQGPEFVHHNLHKGRVYVWFLPSDAALTGLLMFCHILLVTAGLFLILAAMFCMYRLNKIVDELKAE, from the exons ATGATGGGTTCTCACTTCAGAG GTACCTTGTGGATGATACTCATCTTCTCCACACTGCCACACCTCACCTGCAGCATGTTCTGCCCCAGCAGCTGCACATGTGACGTTACTGGTGCTGTCCGGTGTTCTGGCGTCACCATCACAGATATACCAGAGCTACCTGAACACACATACAAGCTGGAGCTTACTACCACAAACATGAACGTCATAAACGAACAGAGCTTGGCAAACCAGGACCTCCTGTTGCGTTTCATGCTGACTTACAGCCAACTACACACTATCCATCCCAACGCCTTCAACTTTGCGCCACAGCTCAAATCAGTCAAGCTGTCGTCCAATGATCTCTCTACCCTCCCTGCTCGGGTTTTCAGTCCACTGACCGCTCTGGAGCAGCTGTATTTAGATGGCAACAGGCTGGAGACCATAGCTCCGGATATGTTTAAAGGACTTGTTGAGTTGCAGATACTGGACCTGAACCAGAACAAACTGAGTAGTCTAGCTTCAGATGTTTTCAACGGACTGACTAACCTCACCTTTCTGAACCTTGGCAGTAACTTCATAAAGAAGCTTCCACCAACCATCTTTCACACCTTGACTAATCTTTGCAAGCTCTTGCTCTATAGAAACAAGCTAGAGGGGCTAGAAGCTGGGATTTTTGATGAACTTGTCAACCTTGATGAGctaaaaatacattcaaaccaAATCAGGAGCCTTCCACCTCAGGTGTTCTGGTCACTGAGGAACCTGATTATCCTGACGCTGTCCTCCAACAAACTACAGACTATCCCAGAGAAGAGCTTCTACAACATGCCCAAACTGATCCAGCTAACCATTTACAACAACCCGCTATTATCTCTACCAGCCCAGCTAATGGGTCACATGCCTGACATGACGGTCTTTTATCTGTATTACACTAACCTCAACACTGTTCCTGGAAATTTGTTCGCCAACATGTCTGGACTCCAGACGCTTAACTTCCATTTAAATGCCAAGCTGAGGGAGTTGCCCTCAGACCTCTTCTGCTGCGTTCCCAAGCTTGAGAAGCTCTCATTGAGATCCAACGACCTCTATTATCTACATCCTCAGTTGTTCTCCGGACTAACCACGCTGGGCACGCTGATTCTCAATAACAACAAGCTGCAGAGCCTACCAAATAACATCTTTCAGGGCCTTGTAGGGGTTTCGTCCGTTGATTTGAGGAAAAATAGCCTCAAGACTCTTCCAGGAGATATTTTCTTGTCAAATACAGTTTTGAAAGCTCTTAATCTGAGTGGCAATCCCTGGGACTGTATTTGTAGTATCAGAGGTATTGCCAAATGGATAAGACATAATGAGCATGTGGTTGTTGACAGACAGAATGTGACGTGTGATAGTCCAGTGTACCAAATGCTCCGCACCGTTGGCTCCCTGCGTGATGAGGAGTTTGAGTTTTGCGACGCTACGAGAGTCACGCCAAGTTATTTTTCTACACATGAGCCAACGAAACCATTCAACACCATTTCAACCAGCGGACAAACATCAGCTGTAAGTTCAACAACCACACCGCCCACAACAACATCAACCACCACTCAAGGAGCCACCCAGCAAGTCATCATCTCAACAACCACACCGCCCACAACAACATCAACCACCACTCAAGGAGCCACCCAGCAAGTCATCATCTCAACAACCACACCGCCCACAACAACATCAACCACCACACAAGGAGCCACCCGGCAAGTCATCATCTCAACAACCACACCGCCCACAACAACATCAACCACCACTCAAGGAGCCACCCAGCAAGTCATCATCTCAACAACCACACCGCCCACAACAACATCAACCACCACACAAGGAGCCACCCAGCAAGTCATCATCTCAACAACCACACCGCCCACAACAACATCAACCACCACACAAGGAGCCACCCAGCAAGTCATCATCTCAACCACCACTCCAACTACAAAACCATCTTCCTTTCGTACCACGATCCTACCAACAACTCCCGAAACTCCCACCAACATCCTGCCTAACGAAGAGTTTCTCTTCGCCAATGAGACTCTCTCGTCTTATCACAAGTCACCTACTTTCTACGACACACTGGTGGTTGAACAGGGGCCCGAGTTTGTTCACCACAACCTTCACAAGGGCCGGGTGTACGTGTGGTTTCTTCCCTCGGATGCGGCCTTGACCGGGCTCCTTATGTTTTGCCACATCCTTCTCGTGACCGCAGGCTTGTTCCTCATTCTTGCTGCCATGTTTTGCATGTATCGCCTCAACAAGATTGTGGATGAGCTGAAAGCTGAGTGA
- the uts2d gene encoding urotensin 2 domain containing, with translation MSTMDRVTVVNYCLGLLGMLLLQGVLHVEGRSIFNPENHVFNPKEDTDPQSKLLALLLHKSLVPVEKGDPLGLELANKLAELEELRALREDLELEREITANLAEGKSINRKRGEPCFWKYCV, from the exons ATGAGTACTATGGATAGGGTTACAGTTGTCAACTACTGCTTGGGACTCCTGGGTATGTTACTACTGCAGGGAGTTCTACATGTGGAGGGACGGAGCATATTTAACCCTG AAAACCATGTTTTTAATCCAAAAGAAGACACAGATCCTCAGAGCAAGCTCCTAGCACTGTTGCTACACAAGAGCTTAGTTCCTGTGGAAAAGGGCGATCCTCTAG GTCTCGAGCTGGCCAATAAATTAGCTGAATTAGAGGAG CTGCGGGCGCTGAGGGAGGACCTAGAGCTGGAGAGGGAGATCACAGCCAATTTGGCAGAAGGCAAATCCATAAATAGGAAGAGGGGTGAAC CTTGCTTCTGGAAGTACTGCGTCTGA